One stretch of Cedecea neteri DNA includes these proteins:
- the nuoM gene encoding NADH-quinone oxidoreductase subunit M produces MLLPWLILIPFIGGFFCWQTERFGVKVPRWIALITMGLTLALSLQLWLQGGYSLTQAAGLPQWQSEFVLPWIPRFGIEIHLALDGLSLLMVVLTGLLGVLAVLCSWNEIEKYQGFFHLNLMWILGGVIGVFLAIDMFLFFFFWEMMLVPMYFLIALWGHKASDGKTRITAATKFFIYTQASGLVMLIAILGLVFVHYNATGVWTFNYELLLKTPMSHGVQWLLMLGFFIAFAVKMPVVPLHGWLPDAHSQAPTAGSVDLAGILLKTAAYGLLRFSLPLFPEASAEFAPIAMWLGVIGIFYGAWMAFAQTDIKRLIAYTSVSHMGFVLIAIYTGNQLAYQGAVIQMIAHGLSAAGMFIICGQLYERLHTRDMRMMGGLWNKIKWLPGLSMFFAVATLGMPGTGNFVGEFMILFGSFHVVPVITVISTFGLVFASVYSLAMLHRAYFGKAKSEISDKQLPGMSMREFFIILLLVVLLVLLGFFPQPILDTSHSAMSNIQQWFTSSLSTTRP; encoded by the coding sequence ATGCTATTACCCTGGCTAATACTAATCCCCTTTATCGGCGGCTTCTTCTGCTGGCAGACCGAACGCTTCGGCGTGAAAGTGCCTCGCTGGATAGCGCTGATTACCATGGGGCTGACACTGGCACTCTCTCTGCAATTGTGGTTGCAGGGTGGCTACTCACTGACGCAGGCGGCGGGTTTGCCGCAGTGGCAGTCTGAATTTGTTCTGCCGTGGATCCCACGTTTTGGCATTGAAATTCACCTGGCGCTCGACGGTCTGTCGCTGCTGATGGTAGTGCTGACCGGCCTGCTCGGCGTGCTGGCGGTACTTTGTTCCTGGAATGAAATCGAAAAATATCAGGGCTTCTTCCACCTCAACCTGATGTGGATCCTCGGTGGCGTTATCGGCGTGTTCCTTGCCATCGACATGTTCCTGTTCTTCTTCTTCTGGGAAATGATGCTGGTGCCGATGTACTTCCTGATTGCACTGTGGGGCCACAAAGCCTCCGACGGGAAGACGCGTATTACCGCCGCAACCAAGTTCTTCATCTATACCCAGGCGAGCGGCCTGGTGATGCTGATAGCTATCCTTGGCCTGGTGTTTGTGCACTACAACGCGACCGGCGTGTGGACCTTCAACTACGAGCTGCTGCTGAAAACGCCGATGTCCCACGGCGTACAATGGCTGCTGATGCTGGGCTTCTTTATCGCCTTCGCGGTGAAAATGCCGGTGGTTCCGCTTCACGGCTGGCTGCCGGATGCACACTCTCAGGCACCAACGGCAGGTTCCGTTGACCTGGCGGGTATCTTGCTGAAAACCGCAGCCTACGGCCTGCTGCGCTTCTCTCTGCCGCTGTTCCCTGAAGCGTCCGCAGAGTTCGCGCCAATCGCCATGTGGCTGGGCGTCATCGGCATCTTCTACGGCGCGTGGATGGCCTTTGCTCAGACCGACATTAAACGCCTGATTGCTTATACCTCCGTTTCCCACATGGGCTTCGTGCTGATTGCTATCTACACCGGCAACCAGTTGGCTTACCAGGGCGCGGTGATTCAGATGATTGCCCACGGTCTGTCTGCTGCGGGTATGTTCATCATCTGCGGTCAGCTTTATGAGCGTCTGCACACCCGTGATATGCGTATGATGGGCGGCCTGTGGAACAAAATTAAATGGCTGCCGGGCCTGTCGATGTTCTTCGCTGTTGCCACCCTCGGGATGCCGGGGACCGGTAACTTCGTTGGTGAATTCATGATTCTGTTCGGCAGCTTCCACGTTGTGCCGGTCATTACCGTGATTTCAACCTTCGGTCTGGTCTTCGCCTCCGTTTACTCCCTGGCGATGTTGCACCGCGCTTACTTCGGTAAAGCTAAGAGCGAAATCAGCGATAAACAGCTGCCTGGCATGTCCATGCGCGAGTTCTTTATCATTCTGTTGCTGGTGGTGCTGTTAGTCCTGCTGGGCTTCTTCCCGCAGCCGATTCTGGATACTTCGCATTCTGCGATGAGCAATATTCAGCAGTGGTTTACCAGTTCACTTTCTACTACAAGGCCGTAA
- the nuoN gene encoding NADH-quinone oxidoreductase subunit NuoN yields MTITPQHLIALLPLLIVGLTVVVVMLSIAWRRDHFLNATLSVIGLNAALISLWFVGQAGAMDVTPLMRVDGYAMLYTGLVLLASLATCTFAYPWLQGYTDNREEFYLLVLIAALGGILLANANHLAALFLGIELISLPLFGLVGYAFRQKRSLEASIKYTILSAAASSFLLFGMALVYAESGSLSFVSLGKSLADNMLHEPLLLAGLGLMIVGLGFKLSLVPFHLWTPDVYQGAPAPVSTFLATASKIAIFGVVMRLFLYAPVGNSEAVRVVLGIIAFASILFGNLMALNQSNIKRLLGYSSIAHLGYLLVALIALQTGNMSMEAVGVYLAAYLFSSLGAFGVVSLMSSPYRGPDADSLFSYRGLFWHKPVLSAVMTVMMLSLAGIPMTLGFIGKFYIIAVGVQAHLWWLTGAVVLGSAIGLYYYLRVTVSLYLSAPQQLNRDTPSNWALTAGGVVVLISALLVLLLGVYPQPLISLVQLAQPLM; encoded by the coding sequence ATGACAATAACTCCTCAACACTTGATCGCGCTGCTACCGCTGTTGATCGTCGGATTGACGGTGGTGGTTGTGATGCTCTCCATTGCGTGGCGACGCGACCATTTTCTGAATGCTACGCTGTCGGTTATCGGCCTTAACGCCGCGCTGATTTCACTGTGGTTTGTCGGTCAGGCAGGGGCGATGGACGTCACCCCGCTGATGCGCGTTGACGGCTACGCCATGCTCTACACCGGGCTGGTGCTGCTGGCGAGCCTGGCGACCTGTACCTTTGCTTACCCGTGGCTTCAAGGCTACACCGACAACCGCGAAGAGTTCTACCTGCTGGTACTGATTGCTGCCCTCGGCGGCATCCTGCTGGCTAACGCGAACCACCTCGCGGCGCTGTTCCTCGGCATTGAGCTGATCTCTCTGCCGCTGTTCGGCCTGGTCGGCTATGCCTTCCGCCAGAAGCGTTCTTTGGAAGCAAGCATCAAGTACACCATTCTGTCAGCGGCGGCATCGTCCTTCCTGCTGTTCGGTATGGCGCTGGTTTACGCCGAGTCCGGTAGCCTGTCGTTTGTTAGCCTCGGTAAGAGCCTGGCGGACAACATGCTGCACGAACCTCTGCTGCTGGCGGGTCTGGGCCTGATGATTGTCGGTCTTGGCTTCAAGCTGTCTCTGGTGCCGTTCCACCTGTGGACCCCAGACGTTTACCAGGGCGCTCCTGCTCCGGTCTCCACCTTCCTGGCGACAGCCAGCAAAATCGCCATTTTTGGCGTGGTGATGCGTCTGTTCCTCTACGCGCCGGTGGGCAACAGCGAAGCGGTTCGTGTGGTACTGGGTATTATCGCCTTCGCTTCCATCCTCTTCGGTAACCTGATGGCGCTGAACCAGTCCAACATCAAGCGCCTGCTGGGCTACTCTTCCATCGCACACCTCGGTTACCTGCTGGTGGCGCTGATTGCGCTGCAAACCGGCAATATGTCGATGGAAGCGGTAGGGGTTTATCTGGCCGCTTACCTGTTCAGCAGCCTGGGGGCGTTCGGCGTGGTTAGCCTGATGTCCAGCCCGTACCGTGGCCCGGATGCCGACTCACTGTTCTCCTATCGTGGTCTGTTCTGGCACAAGCCGGTGCTTTCTGCGGTAATGACCGTGATGATGCTTTCCCTGGCGGGTATTCCAATGACCCTGGGCTTCATCGGTAAGTTCTACATCATCGCAGTCGGCGTTCAGGCCCACCTGTGGTGGCTGACCGGTGCAGTGGTACTGGGCAGCGCCATCGGCCTTTACTACTATCTGCGCGTGACCGTGAGCCTGTACCTGAGCGCACCTCAGCAGCTTAACCGTGATACCCCATCTAACTGGGCGTTGACCGCGGGCGGCGTGGTGGTGCTGATTTCTGCCCTGCTGGTGCTGCTGCTGGGTGTTTATCCGCAGCCGCTTATTAGCCTGGTGCAGTTAGCGCAGCCGCTGATGTAA
- a CDS encoding LysR family transcriptional regulator encodes MIFNDRAFDGLSVFTAVVESGTFAAAAEVINMSPPGVSRAIARLEKRLGIRLFDRTTRAVSLTTEGKEFYRQVLPLLAALEDVTSTASLSTKAITGRLRVNIDPFFSSLILGPQLETFMSRYPDLELDLVTRDRLGDMIGDGFDLAIRFGVPRNSTLIARKLLETRIMTVAAPAYLERYGRPETPQALLSHTCIHFRDPETGRPFEWEFHRKGEVIKVPVNGRLTLNDARTLHEACLSGHAIAQMMTFGSDELVKKGQLVDLFPDWPDERFPLYAYYPSRINPAARTRCFLDFILELAKG; translated from the coding sequence ATGATTTTCAACGATCGGGCATTTGACGGCCTGTCCGTGTTTACCGCCGTGGTAGAAAGCGGCACTTTTGCCGCCGCTGCCGAAGTGATCAATATGTCGCCGCCGGGGGTCAGCCGGGCGATTGCCAGGCTTGAGAAGCGCCTCGGCATCCGACTTTTTGACCGCACCACACGCGCGGTGTCATTGACGACAGAAGGCAAAGAGTTTTACCGCCAGGTCCTGCCGCTGCTGGCCGCGCTGGAGGACGTGACCAGTACCGCATCGCTCTCAACGAAGGCTATTACCGGCAGGCTCAGGGTGAATATCGATCCGTTCTTTTCCAGCCTGATTCTGGGGCCTCAACTGGAAACGTTTATGTCCCGCTACCCGGATCTCGAACTCGATCTGGTGACCAGAGATCGCCTGGGAGATATGATTGGCGACGGTTTCGATCTCGCGATCCGCTTTGGCGTACCGCGCAACAGCACGCTGATAGCGCGTAAGCTGCTGGAAACACGCATCATGACGGTTGCCGCTCCTGCTTACCTGGAGCGCTATGGCCGCCCCGAGACGCCGCAGGCATTGCTGTCGCACACCTGCATTCATTTCCGCGATCCGGAAACCGGCAGGCCGTTTGAGTGGGAGTTTCACCGCAAGGGAGAGGTAATTAAAGTACCGGTGAACGGGCGCCTGACGCTAAACGACGCCCGGACTCTGCATGAAGCCTGCCTCAGCGGCCATGCGATCGCCCAGATGATGACGTTCGGCTCCGACGAGTTGGTGAAAAAGGGACAACTGGTAGATTTATTTCCCGACTGGCCGGACGAGCGCTTCCCGCTTTATGCTTATTACCCTTCACGTATCAACCCCGCCGCACGAACCCGTTGTTTTCTGGATTTTATCCTCGAGCTGGCCAAAGGCTGA
- a CDS encoding NmrA family NAD(P)-binding protein, translating into MFAITGITGQVGGSLGKALLAQGHEIRAVVRTEAKGQPWAQQGADIALAEMHEGEALAKAFSGVEAVFILLPPVFDPSGDFAEPRANINAIKQALQAACPQHVVCLSTIGAQATQPNLLNALGLMEKELTDVCDSVVFLRAGWFMENFLWDVESAKETGIIYSHLQPLERAIPMIATTDIAALAAELLTQPEPGTRIVELEGPQRYSPQLAAEAFSQVLGRSVTVKAVPRENWEADFLAQGMRNPLPRMQMLDGFNEGWIDFAGETVKAATPLETVLKQLLERHQ; encoded by the coding sequence ATGTTCGCAATTACGGGTATTACCGGACAGGTTGGTGGTTCACTGGGCAAAGCTTTGCTTGCTCAGGGGCATGAAATTCGTGCTGTGGTTCGCACAGAAGCTAAAGGGCAGCCCTGGGCGCAGCAGGGTGCTGACATTGCGCTGGCAGAAATGCACGAGGGTGAAGCGCTGGCAAAAGCGTTTTCCGGGGTCGAGGCGGTCTTTATCCTGCTGCCGCCGGTGTTCGATCCGTCGGGGGATTTTGCCGAGCCGCGCGCCAATATTAATGCAATAAAGCAGGCTCTGCAGGCGGCATGTCCGCAACACGTGGTCTGCCTTTCAACCATCGGGGCGCAGGCCACTCAGCCAAACCTGCTGAACGCATTAGGATTGATGGAAAAAGAGCTCACGGATGTTTGTGATTCCGTCGTGTTCCTTCGCGCGGGCTGGTTTATGGAGAACTTTCTCTGGGACGTGGAAAGTGCCAAAGAGACCGGGATTATCTACAGCCACCTGCAGCCGCTGGAGCGGGCTATCCCGATGATTGCGACAACGGATATCGCCGCGCTTGCTGCTGAACTGTTGACTCAGCCAGAACCAGGAACCCGCATTGTGGAGCTGGAAGGGCCGCAGCGTTACAGCCCACAGCTGGCAGCCGAAGCGTTCTCTCAGGTTCTGGGGCGTTCGGTGACGGTGAAGGCGGTGCCTCGTGAAAACTGGGAGGCGGATTTCCTGGCCCAGGGCATGAGAAACCCGCTCCCGCGCATGCAAATGCTGGACGGCTTCAACGAAGGCTGGATCGATTTCGCCGGGGAAACGGTGAAAGCTGCCACACCTCTGGAAACTGTGCTAAAACAGTTGCTTGAGCGTCATCAATAA
- a CDS encoding GNAT family N-acetyltransferase yields the protein MLNWQDLHHSELSATDLYALLALRCEVFIVEQRCAYLDVDGEDLVGENRHILGWRDGKLIAYARILKSDNELEPVVIGRVIVDASVRGEKLGQHLMTQALAACQRQWPDRAIYLGAQAHLQAFYAQFGFHPVTEVYDEDGIPHVGMANR from the coding sequence ATGCTTAACTGGCAGGATTTACACCATTCTGAGCTGAGCGCCACCGATCTTTATGCCCTTCTGGCCCTGCGCTGTGAAGTCTTTATTGTTGAGCAGCGCTGCGCTTATCTTGATGTTGATGGTGAGGATCTGGTGGGAGAGAACCGCCATATTCTCGGCTGGCGGGATGGCAAGTTAATTGCCTATGCCCGCATTCTTAAAAGCGACAACGAACTGGAGCCGGTGGTGATTGGCCGCGTCATTGTGGATGCATCCGTCCGCGGTGAAAAGCTTGGCCAGCACCTCATGACCCAGGCGCTTGCTGCCTGCCAGCGTCAGTGGCCTGACAGGGCTATTTATCTGGGTGCTCAGGCGCATTTGCAGGCGTTTTATGCCCAGTTTGGTTTCCATCCGGTCACCGAAGTGTATGACGAAGATGGCATCCCGCACGTTGGCATGGCTAATCGATAG
- the elaB gene encoding stress response protein ElaB yields MQPYESRLDDDLALLSDTLEEVLRSSGDPADQKYIELKAKAEQALNDVKERISNASDNYYYRAKKAVYRADDYVHEKPWQGIGIGAAVGLVIGLLLRR; encoded by the coding sequence ATGCAACCGTATGAATCTCGTCTCGATGATGACCTGGCGCTGTTAAGCGACACGCTTGAAGAGGTCCTTCGTTCCTCCGGCGATCCGGCTGACCAAAAATACATTGAGCTAAAGGCGAAAGCGGAACAGGCGCTGAACGACGTGAAAGAACGCATCAGCAACGCGTCGGACAACTACTATTACCGCGCCAAAAAGGCGGTTTACCGTGCTGATGATTACGTGCACGAAAAACCGTGGCAGGGCATTGGCATCGGCGCTGCGGTAGGGCTGGTGATTGGGCTTTTACTCCGCCGATAA
- the menF gene encoding isochorismate synthase MenF, protein MNSVAVALQQMQQELAGEFADAPGLQRLCVPVTLSDASDPLAWLTAQSLYPQFYWQQRSGNEEVAALGALLSFSALEEAQTFLQSHPEQPFLRVWGLNAFDPAHGFLFLSRVEWRRVGGEAYLWLHLYSETSLKQDALAAAAFIEQLLPAKLLPQLNLKCLGETHLPEQPEWHRLVDQVVSAISQDELDKVVLARATDLAFSSPVSAAGFMAASRRVNLNCYHFLMAFDAKNAFLGSSPERLWRRIDDALRTEALAGTVANHADDAQAAKLGHWLLKDDKNQRENMLVVEDICQRLRDAVGALDVLPPQVMRLRKVQHLRRCVWTQLKRQDDALCLHQLQPTAAVAGLPRELARAFIAANEPFEREWYAGSAGYLSRHQTEFCVALRSAKVSHTGVRLYAGAGIVAGSVAAEEWQEIENKAAGLKTLLVGGGN, encoded by the coding sequence GTGAATTCAGTAGCCGTAGCACTGCAGCAAATGCAGCAGGAATTAGCAGGAGAATTTGCGGATGCGCCGGGCCTTCAGCGCCTGTGCGTGCCGGTCACGCTGAGTGACGCCTCCGATCCTCTCGCCTGGCTAACTGCCCAATCGCTCTATCCTCAATTTTACTGGCAGCAGCGCAGCGGTAACGAAGAGGTTGCCGCGCTGGGCGCGTTGCTGAGTTTTTCTGCCCTGGAAGAAGCTCAGACATTTTTACAGTCTCACCCGGAACAGCCTTTTCTGCGCGTCTGGGGGCTAAATGCTTTCGACCCGGCTCACGGTTTCCTGTTTCTCTCGCGTGTGGAATGGCGACGCGTAGGCGGGGAGGCATATCTTTGGCTGCATCTCTACAGCGAAACCTCTCTGAAGCAGGATGCTTTAGCCGCCGCGGCGTTTATTGAACAGCTTCTGCCGGCGAAACTCCTCCCGCAGCTAAACCTCAAATGCCTGGGGGAAACCCATCTCCCGGAACAGCCTGAATGGCACCGCCTGGTAGACCAGGTTGTGAGCGCTATTAGCCAGGATGAACTGGATAAAGTCGTGCTGGCTCGGGCTACCGACCTGGCGTTTTCTTCTCCGGTTTCTGCCGCAGGGTTTATGGCCGCAAGCCGCAGGGTGAACCTGAACTGCTACCATTTTCTGATGGCGTTCGATGCGAAAAACGCGTTTCTGGGCTCCAGCCCGGAGCGCCTGTGGCGAAGAATCGACGATGCGCTGCGTACCGAGGCGCTGGCGGGCACGGTAGCTAACCACGCCGACGACGCTCAGGCCGCGAAGCTAGGCCATTGGCTGCTAAAAGATGACAAAAACCAGCGTGAAAATATGCTGGTGGTAGAAGATATCTGCCAGCGGCTACGGGATGCGGTTGGCGCGCTGGACGTGCTGCCCCCGCAGGTAATGCGGCTGCGCAAGGTTCAGCATCTTCGCCGCTGCGTCTGGACGCAGCTCAAGCGTCAGGACGATGCGCTTTGCCTCCATCAGCTACAGCCAACCGCGGCGGTGGCAGGCCTGCCGCGCGAACTTGCCCGCGCATTTATTGCCGCGAACGAGCCTTTTGAGCGTGAATGGTATGCAGGCTCGGCAGGCTACCTGTCCCGCCATCAAACGGAGTTCTGCGTAGCGCTGCGCTCGGCGAAAGTAAGCCACACCGGCGTTCGTCTTTATGCCGGGGCAGGCATCGTCGCCGGCTCTGTGGCCGCAGAAGAATGGCAGGAAATTGAAAACAAAGCGGCTGGATTGAAGACGCTGCTGGTTGGCGGCGGCAACTGA
- the menD gene encoding 2-succinyl-5-enolpyruvyl-6-hydroxy-3-cyclohexene-1-carboxylic-acid synthase produces MSISSFNRRWAGVILEALTRHGVRHVCIAPGSRSTPLTLSAAENRSFICHTHFDERGLGHLALGLAKASGEPVAIIVTSGTAVANLYPAVIEAGLTGEKLILLTADRPPELIDCGANQAIRQPGLFSSHPSAALNLPRPTHDIPASWLVSAVDSAVGQLSGGALHINCPFAEPLYGAPDDTGLDWQNRLEGWWEGNAPWLREAHENAVLKQRDWFFWRQKRGVVVAGRLSASEGEQVAAWAQMLGWPLIGDVLSQTGQPLPCADLWLSNSQAVACLEQAQIVIQFGGSLTGKRVLQWQAACRPEEYWLVDEQPGRLDPASHRGRRLVANVEAWLEKHAAEKRLPWAEELTSLAWQTLEKVEQGTGEFGEAQVAQRLPQLLPEGGQLFVGNSLIVRLIDAFAQLPVGYPVYSNRGASGIDGLLSTAAGVQRATARSTLAIVGDISALYDLNALALLRHASAPFVLLVVNNNGGQIFSLLPTPAEERERFYCMPQNVNFSHAAAMFGLGYQNPENWQALEEAVRRAWLRPGATVIEITVPETAGAQTLQHLLAQVSQA; encoded by the coding sequence ATGTCGATAAGCTCATTTAACCGCCGCTGGGCGGGTGTCATACTCGAAGCGTTGACCCGACATGGGGTGCGGCACGTGTGTATCGCGCCCGGCTCCCGCTCCACGCCGCTGACCCTCAGCGCGGCGGAAAACCGCAGTTTCATATGCCACACCCATTTTGATGAACGCGGCCTTGGCCATCTGGCGCTCGGGCTGGCAAAAGCCAGCGGCGAGCCGGTGGCGATCATCGTCACTTCCGGCACCGCCGTCGCCAACCTTTATCCCGCCGTGATAGAAGCCGGACTGACCGGCGAAAAACTGATTTTACTGACGGCCGACCGCCCGCCGGAGCTTATCGACTGCGGCGCAAACCAGGCGATTCGCCAGCCGGGGCTGTTCAGCTCCCATCCTTCCGCTGCGCTTAACCTACCTCGCCCGACGCACGATATTCCCGCCAGCTGGCTGGTGTCTGCGGTCGACAGCGCCGTCGGCCAGCTCAGCGGTGGAGCATTGCACATCAACTGCCCGTTTGCCGAACCGCTTTACGGCGCGCCTGATGATACCGGCCTTGACTGGCAAAACCGGCTGGAAGGCTGGTGGGAAGGCAACGCTCCCTGGCTGCGTGAAGCCCACGAAAATGCCGTGCTAAAGCAAAGAGACTGGTTCTTCTGGCGGCAAAAACGGGGCGTAGTAGTTGCCGGGCGGCTTTCAGCCAGCGAAGGCGAACAGGTTGCGGCCTGGGCACAAATGCTCGGCTGGCCGCTTATCGGTGATGTGCTTTCGCAAACCGGCCAGCCGCTGCCGTGTGCGGATCTGTGGCTAAGCAATAGCCAGGCCGTTGCCTGCCTGGAGCAGGCGCAAATAGTCATTCAGTTTGGCGGCAGCCTGACCGGGAAACGCGTGCTTCAGTGGCAGGCCGCCTGTCGGCCGGAAGAGTACTGGCTGGTCGATGAGCAGCCAGGACGCCTTGACCCTGCCAGCCATCGTGGCCGCCGTCTGGTTGCCAACGTTGAAGCGTGGCTGGAAAAACATGCGGCTGAAAAACGGCTTCCCTGGGCCGAAGAGCTAACGTCTCTTGCCTGGCAAACGCTGGAAAAGGTTGAGCAAGGCACGGGTGAATTTGGCGAGGCACAGGTTGCCCAGCGCCTGCCGCAGCTGCTGCCGGAAGGCGGCCAGCTGTTTGTGGGCAACAGTTTAATTGTTCGCTTGATTGACGCCTTCGCGCAGCTCCCGGTGGGCTACCCGGTTTACAGCAACCGGGGCGCGAGCGGTATTGACGGACTGCTTTCTACTGCGGCAGGCGTTCAGCGTGCTACGGCGCGCTCCACGCTCGCAATAGTCGGCGATATTTCTGCCCTTTATGACCTTAACGCGCTGGCATTGTTGCGCCACGCATCGGCGCCGTTTGTGCTGCTGGTGGTCAACAACAACGGCGGCCAGATCTTCTCGCTTCTGCCAACGCCTGCCGAAGAGCGCGAACGTTTTTATTGTATGCCGCAAAACGTGAATTTCTCCCATGCCGCCGCCATGTTTGGGCTGGGTTATCAGAACCCAGAAAACTGGCAGGCGCTGGAAGAGGCCGTTCGCCGGGCCTGGCTGCGCCCTGGTGCAACGGTGATTGAAATCACCGTGCCGGAAACCGCCGGGGCCCAAACGCTCCAGCACCTGCTGGCCCAGGTTAGCCAGGCATGA